Proteins encoded in a region of the Sphingomonas jaspsi DSM 18422 genome:
- a CDS encoding CDP-alcohol phosphatidyltransferase family protein: protein MPPAIDRGLSFRAFLPNAVTALALCFGLTGIRFGFAGDWEKALASIIIAGVLDGLDGRIARMLRAQSKFGAELDSLSDNIAFGTAPALIIFFWSLREAPKFGWTVSLALAVCCALRLARYNARIDADEQPHKSAGFNTGVPAPAGAGLAFVPILLWLISDNALFRSWTLVMPWTLFVAALMISSLPTYSWSSIRIRRSWRIFALAGVALLGAALINEPWITLLLICLTYLASVPMSMAAYAKVKRRRASQTVGGQSLP, encoded by the coding sequence ATGCCGCCAGCCATCGATCGGGGCCTGTCGTTCCGGGCGTTCCTGCCCAACGCGGTTACGGCGCTCGCGCTCTGTTTCGGCTTGACGGGAATCCGGTTCGGCTTTGCCGGCGACTGGGAAAAGGCGCTGGCGTCGATCATCATCGCGGGGGTGCTCGACGGTCTCGACGGGCGCATCGCGCGGATGCTTCGTGCGCAAAGCAAGTTCGGCGCGGAACTCGACAGCCTTAGCGACAATATCGCCTTCGGCACCGCGCCGGCGCTGATCATCTTCTTCTGGTCACTCCGCGAAGCGCCGAAATTCGGTTGGACGGTTTCGCTCGCGCTGGCGGTGTGCTGTGCCTTGAGGCTCGCCCGCTACAACGCCCGCATCGATGCCGACGAGCAGCCGCACAAATCCGCGGGTTTCAATACCGGCGTTCCGGCCCCTGCGGGCGCCGGCCTTGCCTTCGTGCCGATCCTCCTCTGGCTAATCAGCGATAATGCGTTGTTTCGCTCATGGACCCTGGTGATGCCGTGGACGCTGTTCGTAGCAGCGCTGATGATCAGCAGCCTTCCCACTTACAGTTGGTCGTCGATCCGGATTCGCCGCAGCTGGCGTATCTTTGCACTGGCCGGTGTCGCGCTGCTGGGCGCTGCACTGATCAACGAGCCTTGGATCACCTTGCTGCTGATCTGCCTGACCTACCTGGCGAGCGTGCCGATGAGCATGGCCGCCTATGCCAAGGTTAAGCGGCGGCGCGCATCGCAGACGGTCGGCGGGCAGTCGCTACCGTAA
- the rpsB gene encoding 30S ribosomal protein S2, whose product MATNVVTMQQLLEAGAHFGHQTHRWNPRMKPYIFGDRNGVHIIDLSQSVPLFARALDFVQQTTARGGKVLFVGTKRQAQDAIAEAARASGQHFVNHRWLGGMLTNWKTVSNSIKRLKSLEEQLAGDTQGLTKKEVLQYTRERDKLELSLGGIRDMGGLPDVMFVVDTNKEELAIKEANVLGIPVVAILDSNSDPNGIAFPVPGNDDASRAIRLYCDAIANAAISGKTGNRASKGEDIGAMAEPPAEAALEA is encoded by the coding sequence ATGGCGACCAATGTCGTCACCATGCAGCAATTGCTCGAAGCCGGAGCGCACTTCGGCCACCAGACCCACCGTTGGAACCCGCGCATGAAGCCGTACATCTTCGGCGACCGCAACGGTGTCCACATCATCGACCTGTCGCAGAGCGTTCCGCTGTTCGCGCGTGCGCTCGACTTCGTTCAGCAGACCACCGCCCGCGGCGGCAAGGTCCTGTTCGTCGGCACGAAGCGCCAGGCGCAGGATGCGATTGCCGAAGCCGCCCGCGCGTCGGGCCAGCACTTCGTCAACCACCGCTGGCTGGGCGGCATGCTCACCAACTGGAAGACCGTGTCGAACTCGATCAAGCGCCTCAAGAGCCTTGAAGAGCAGCTCGCCGGCGACACCCAGGGCCTGACCAAGAAGGAAGTCCTTCAGTACACCCGCGAGCGCGACAAGCTCGAGCTCTCGCTCGGCGGAATTCGCGACATGGGCGGCCTGCCGGACGTCATGTTCGTCGTCGACACCAACAAGGAAGAGCTGGCGATCAAGGAAGCCAATGTGCTTGGCATTCCGGTCGTCGCGATCCTCGATTCGAACTCGGATCCGAACGGTATCGCCTTCCCGGTTCCGGGCAACGACGACGCCAGCCGCGCCATCCGCCTCTACTGCGACGCGATCGCCAACGCCGCCATCAGCGGCAAGACCGGCAATCGCGCGTCGAAGGGCGAGGACATCGGCGCGATGGCTGAGCCGCCGGCGGAAGCCGCGCTGGAAGCCTAA